A single region of the Methylocystis echinoides genome encodes:
- a CDS encoding peptide-binding protein: MKVKEMLIGFATFGAACGVVAPAHAELHCMVTDPTGTPLNVRAANKNIIGKLANGAIVIPKLNGTDPSGKAWVFVAEPGGKEIGWVYREFVTCH, from the coding sequence ATGAAAGTGAAAGAAATGCTGATTGGTTTTGCGACGTTTGGCGCCGCCTGCGGCGTCGTGGCGCCAGCCCATGCTGAGCTGCATTGCATGGTCACGGACCCGACCGGCACGCCGCTCAATGTGCGCGCGGCCAACAAGAACATCATCGGAAAACTGGCGAATGGCGCGATCGTTATCCCCAAGCTCAACGGCACGGACCCCTCGGGCAAGGCGTGGGTCTTCGTCGCCGAGCCGGGCGGGAAGGAGATTGGCTGGGTGTATCGGGAATTCGTGACCTGCCACTGA
- a CDS encoding M15 family metallopeptidase translates to MKRPSLICLLVLAATAARAEPPQGFSRLSDIAPDIAQDMRYAGPDNFTGHPVPGYDKPQCWLRSDAAKALAAAQADARAHGFSLIVYDCYRPIRAVSAFVDWSRNADQSTKAAHYPRVDKDRLFAQGYIAAQSTHSTGLAVDLGVRGWNFGTPFDFFDQRSWTAGKTTPNAHANRQTLVALMKRHGFTNFPREWWHFTFKGAENAERLDQPIE, encoded by the coding sequence ATGAAGAGACCCTCGCTGATCTGCCTCCTTGTCCTCGCGGCGACGGCCGCGCGCGCAGAACCGCCACAAGGCTTTTCCCGCCTCTCCGATATTGCCCCCGACATCGCGCAGGACATGCGTTACGCGGGCCCCGACAATTTCACCGGTCATCCCGTGCCGGGCTACGACAAGCCGCAATGCTGGCTGCGCAGCGACGCCGCAAAGGCCCTCGCGGCCGCGCAGGCCGACGCCAGGGCGCATGGCTTTTCGCTTATCGTCTATGACTGTTACCGGCCCATACGCGCCGTGTCCGCCTTCGTCGACTGGTCGCGCAACGCCGATCAGTCGACGAAGGCGGCGCATTATCCGCGCGTCGACAAGGACAGGCTTTTTGCGCAAGGCTACATCGCCGCGCAATCCACGCATTCGACCGGCCTCGCGGTCGATCTCGGCGTGCGCGGCTGGAATTTCGGCACGCCGTTCGATTTCTTCGACCAGCGCTCGTGGACCGCGGGGAAGACGACCCCGAATGCGCATGCGAACCGCCAGACGCTCGTCGCGCTCATGAAACGTCACGGTTTCACGAATTTCCCACGCGAGTGGTGGCACTTCACGTTCAAGGGCGCGGAAAACGCGGAACGGCTCGATCAGCCGATCGAGTAG
- a CDS encoding type II toxin-antitoxin system death-on-curing family toxin: protein MSGWRFLDRTIALAVHEHVLAAHGGSVGVISEAALEAALRRPVDVARATPRCDAACLAAATAAGFIRSHPFLQGKKRVALVALELFLADNGYDLTTSDEEFFIVMAQFANREIEEETLAAWVRAHLAPSRGVVRKRVSGTSRSH from the coding sequence GTGAGCGGCTGGCGGTTTCTCGACCGCACGATCGCGCTGGCGGTGCACGAGCATGTGCTGGCCGCGCATGGCGGCTCTGTCGGCGTCATCAGCGAGGCGGCGCTGGAGGCGGCGCTGCGCCGGCCTGTCGATGTCGCGCGGGCGACGCCGCGATGCGACGCGGCCTGTCTCGCCGCCGCCACCGCCGCCGGTTTCATCCGCAGCCATCCCTTCCTGCAGGGCAAGAAGCGCGTGGCGCTCGTGGCGCTCGAACTTTTCCTTGCCGACAATGGTTATGACCTGACGACGAGCGATGAGGAATTCTTCATCGTGATGGCGCAATTCGCCAATCGCGAGATCGAAGAGGAGACGCTGGCGGCATGGGTGCGTGCGCATCTTGCGCCATCGCGCGGCGTTGTCCGCAAACGCGTCTCGGGCACGTCCCGGTCTCATTGA
- a CDS encoding AbrB/MazE/SpoVT family DNA-binding domain-containing protein, translating to MSDEQIEAYGALKVIRIGNSLGVVLPREIVAELAVEKGDRLYLTLSPEGYRLTRSDPEFERRVALARRIISKRHNALRELSK from the coding sequence ATGAGCGACGAACAGATTGAAGCCTATGGCGCGCTCAAGGTCATTCGCATCGGCAATTCGCTGGGCGTCGTGCTGCCGCGCGAGATCGTCGCCGAGCTTGCGGTGGAGAAGGGCGACCGCCTCTATCTGACGCTGTCGCCCGAAGGCTATCGTCTCACCCGCAGCGATCCCGAGTTCGAGCGGCGCGTCGCGCTGGCGCGGCGGATCATCAGCAAACGCCACAATGCCTTGCGCGAGCTGTCGAAGTGA
- the recG gene encoding ATP-dependent DNA helicase RecG, giving the protein MRPEILDPLFGRVAALPGVGPKTAPLFDRLLARAGAQARVVDLLFHLPANVVDRSQRPTIAEAPLDTQVVIKARVVDQRRPQGRYGKQPFRVLVEDDTGDIELIFFLANADWIERSLPVGATRWISGRIELYDGRRQMVHPDRVLDEAGLAKLPAFEAIYGLTEGLQPRFVLRATEEALARLPALPEWQEPTVIAANSLPPFVEALRAAHRPASLAALSPQHPARQRLALDELLATQLALRLTRAKMRRLPGRENKGDGRLSRVIESALPFTLTGAQQRALADIRADLAADTRMLRLVQGDVGSGKTVVAALAMASVVECGRQAALMAPTEILARQHHARLAPLLEPAGVRVALLTGRLKASERAAAHAAIAAGEIDIVVGTHALVQGDLAFRDLGMAVVDEQHRFGVQQRLALGGKGAAVDVLVMTATPIPRTLALTAFGDMDSSALDEKPPGRTPISTRALPASRIGEVVAGLQRALAAGARAYWVCPLVEENEDLDLAAAEARAADLRHYFGDAVGLLHGRMKGPEKDAAMDAFQRGETRVLVATTVIEVGVDVPEATIMVIEHAERFGLAQLHQLRGRVGRGSADSSCLLLYKGPLSETAKARLTVIRETEDGFRIAEEDLRLRGEGELLGTRQAGLPGFRLADLTAHARLLAIARDDAELILRRDPELASERGQALRVLLYLFERDEAIRLLRAG; this is encoded by the coding sequence ATGCGTCCCGAGATTCTCGACCCGCTCTTTGGCCGGGTCGCCGCGCTCCCCGGCGTCGGCCCAAAGACAGCGCCGCTCTTCGACCGTCTGCTGGCGCGCGCCGGCGCGCAGGCGCGCGTCGTCGATCTTCTGTTCCATCTGCCCGCCAATGTCGTCGACCGCAGCCAGCGCCCCACCATCGCCGAGGCGCCGCTGGATACGCAGGTGGTGATCAAGGCGCGCGTCGTCGACCAGCGGCGCCCCCAGGGGCGATACGGCAAGCAGCCGTTCCGTGTGCTCGTCGAGGACGACACCGGCGACATCGAACTCATTTTCTTCCTCGCCAACGCCGACTGGATCGAACGCAGCCTGCCCGTCGGCGCCACGCGCTGGATTTCAGGCCGCATCGAACTTTATGACGGCCGCCGCCAGATGGTGCATCCCGACCGCGTCCTCGACGAAGCGGGGCTGGCGAAACTGCCGGCCTTCGAGGCGATCTACGGCCTGACCGAGGGGCTTCAGCCGCGCTTCGTCTTACGCGCCACGGAAGAAGCGCTCGCGCGCCTCCCTGCCCTGCCCGAATGGCAGGAGCCGACCGTGATCGCCGCCAACAGTCTTCCCCCTTTCGTCGAGGCGCTGCGCGCCGCGCATCGCCCGGCGAGCCTCGCGGCGCTGTCGCCGCAGCATCCGGCGCGCCAGCGTCTCGCGCTCGACGAATTGCTGGCGACGCAACTCGCGCTGCGTCTCACCCGCGCGAAAATGCGACGCCTGCCGGGGCGCGAGAACAAGGGCGACGGCCGCCTGTCGCGCGTCATCGAATCCGCGCTGCCGTTCACGCTCACCGGCGCCCAGCAACGCGCGCTCGCCGACATTCGCGCCGACCTCGCCGCCGACACGCGCATGCTGCGTCTCGTGCAGGGAGACGTCGGCTCCGGCAAGACGGTCGTCGCCGCGCTCGCCATGGCCAGCGTCGTCGAATGCGGTCGCCAGGCCGCGCTGATGGCGCCGACGGAAATTCTCGCGCGCCAGCATCATGCCCGCCTCGCGCCATTGCTCGAACCGGCCGGCGTGCGCGTCGCGCTGCTGACCGGGCGGCTGAAAGCGAGCGAACGCGCCGCCGCCCACGCCGCCATCGCCGCCGGCGAGATCGACATTGTCGTCGGCACGCATGCGCTGGTGCAGGGCGATCTCGCCTTCCGCGATCTCGGCATGGCCGTGGTGGACGAGCAGCATCGCTTCGGCGTGCAGCAGCGGCTCGCGCTCGGCGGCAAGGGCGCGGCGGTGGATGTTCTCGTCATGACCGCGACGCCGATCCCGCGCACGCTCGCCCTCACCGCCTTTGGCGACATGGACTCCTCCGCGCTCGATGAAAAGCCGCCGGGCCGCACCCCGATCTCCACCCGCGCGCTGCCCGCGTCGCGCATCGGCGAGGTCGTCGCGGGCCTGCAACGCGCGCTTGCGGCCGGCGCCCGCGCCTATTGGGTTTGCCCGCTCGTCGAGGAGAACGAGGACCTCGATCTCGCCGCGGCGGAAGCCCGCGCCGCCGATCTGCGCCATTATTTCGGCGACGCCGTCGGCCTGCTGCATGGGCGCATGAAGGGGCCGGAGAAGGACGCCGCCATGGACGCCTTTCAGCGCGGCGAGACGCGCGTGCTGGTCGCCACCACGGTCATCGAAGTCGGCGTCGACGTGCCCGAGGCGACCATCATGGTGATCGAACACGCCGAGCGTTTCGGCCTCGCGCAGCTCCACCAGTTGCGCGGGCGCGTCGGCCGCGGTTCCGCCGACTCGAGCTGCCTGCTGCTGTACAAGGGTCCGCTGAGCGAGACCGCCAAAGCGCGACTGACGGTCATACGCGAGACGGAAGACGGATTCCGTATCGCGGAAGAAGACCTGCGCCTTCGTGGCGAGGGCGAACTTCTCGGCACGCGACAGGCGGGCCTGCCGGGTTTCCGCCTTGCCGACCTCACCGCCCACGCCCGCCTCCTCGCCATCGCCCGCGACGACGCGGAGCTCATCTTGCGTCGCGATCCGGAACTGGCGAGCGAAAGGGGACAGGCGCTGCGCGTGCTGCTTTATCTCTTCGAGCGCGACGAAGCGATCCGCCTCCTGCGCGCGGGATAG
- a CDS encoding DNA methyltransferase yields MPTASRKAAASPADAFLSTLHGFDAFGAATQVVTEGGLTYYVNEYWTAAQRSAHSLHEISYRACFKPQLPAFFIERLTAPGETVCDPFMGRGTTPLEAALMGRRVIGSDANPLSIMLTRPRLDPPELDAVAARLAEAPLAEGEIEREDLLAFYHPDTLRQICALRAWLLAREALADPLDSWIRMVALNRLTGHSPGFFSVYTMPPNQAVSVKAQLKINTRRSQTPPPRDVAALIMKKSRALLADVGRDASSSERAGKDASSPPANLAVASATHLTHVGNAEVDLVVTSPPFLDIVDYRGDNWLRNWFAGVDTDRLTISQLRSVDAWSGMTRAVFEELARVLRPGGHVAYEVGEVRGGGVLLERLVWQAMEGLPFERLGVMVNQQSFTKTSNCWGVANNNKGVNSNRIVLARRL; encoded by the coding sequence TTGCCGACCGCGTCGCGTAAGGCCGCGGCGTCGCCGGCTGACGCATTTCTGTCCACGCTGCACGGCTTCGACGCGTTCGGCGCGGCGACGCAGGTCGTGACGGAGGGCGGTCTTACCTATTACGTCAATGAATATTGGACAGCGGCGCAGCGTTCGGCGCATTCGCTGCACGAGATCAGCTATCGCGCCTGCTTCAAGCCGCAATTGCCGGCCTTTTTCATCGAACGGCTGACGGCGCCGGGAGAGACCGTCTGTGATCCCTTCATGGGGCGCGGCACGACGCCCTTGGAGGCGGCGTTGATGGGGCGGCGCGTGATCGGCTCGGACGCCAATCCGCTGTCGATCATGCTCACGCGTCCGAGGCTCGATCCGCCAGAGCTCGACGCCGTCGCCGCGCGGCTCGCCGAGGCGCCGCTGGCGGAGGGCGAGATCGAGCGCGAGGACTTGCTCGCCTTTTATCATCCAGACACGTTGCGCCAGATTTGCGCGTTGCGGGCATGGCTGCTTGCGCGGGAGGCGTTGGCCGATCCGCTCGACTCCTGGATCAGAATGGTGGCGCTCAATCGACTTACCGGCCATTCGCCGGGTTTCTTCTCGGTCTACACCATGCCGCCGAACCAGGCGGTGAGCGTGAAGGCGCAACTCAAGATCAACACGCGCCGCAGCCAGACGCCGCCGCCGCGCGACGTCGCCGCGCTGATTATGAAAAAATCGCGCGCGCTTCTGGCCGATGTCGGGAGAGACGCTTCGTCGTCCGAGAGGGCAGGGAAAGACGCTTCGTCGCCGCCGGCCAATCTTGCCGTCGCCAGCGCGACGCATCTGACGCATGTCGGAAATGCGGAGGTCGATCTCGTCGTCACATCGCCGCCCTTCCTCGATATCGTCGACTATCGCGGCGATAACTGGCTGCGGAACTGGTTCGCGGGCGTGGACACGGACCGACTGACAATCTCGCAGCTGCGAAGCGTCGACGCCTGGTCCGGCATGACGCGCGCGGTCTTCGAGGAGCTCGCGCGCGTCCTGCGGCCCGGCGGCCATGTTGCGTATGAGGTCGGGGAAGTGCGCGGCGGCGGGGTGCTGCTGGAGCGGCTCGTCTGGCAGGCCATGGAGGGGCTGCCCTTCGAGCGTCTCGGCGTCATGGTGAACCAGCAGAGTTTCACCAAGACCAGCAATTGCTGGGGCGTGGCCAACAACAACAAGGGCGTCAACAGCAACCGCATCGTGCTCGCGCGGCGACTGTAG
- a CDS encoding HigA family addiction module antitoxin, which translates to MAPHPGQVLAQHLADFGLTASDLARDIDVPVNRVTAIINGQRGVTADTALRLGHWFGVEPEDWLGLQLEYELALARHEAGAKIKKLPRLADRVA; encoded by the coding sequence ATGGCTCCCCATCCCGGCCAGGTTCTGGCCCAGCATCTCGCCGACTTCGGGCTGACCGCCTCGGACCTTGCGCGTGACATCGACGTGCCGGTCAACCGCGTCACCGCCATCATCAACGGCCAGCGCGGCGTGACGGCGGATACGGCGCTGCGTCTGGGCCACTGGTTCGGCGTGGAGCCCGAAGACTGGCTGGGCCTGCAACTCGAATATGAATTGGCGCTCGCCCGGCACGAGGCTGGCGCAAAGATCAAGAAGCTGCCGCGCCTTGCCGACCGCGTCGCGTAA
- the tgt gene encoding tRNA guanosine(34) transglycosylase Tgt codes for MSQDFSFTVHATDGTARKGEIFTPRGTIRTPAFMPVGTAATVKAMFPQDVRATGADILLGNVYHLMLRPGAERIARLGGLHDFMRWPFPILTDSGGFQVMSLAKLRKLDESGVTFQSHIDGSKHHLSPERSMEIQHLLGSDIQMQFDECVRLPCSDDEAERAMRLSLRWAERSRKAFRQQPGRAVFGIVQGGASKPLRIESAKALAGMDFHGLAVGGLAVGEPQEVMLDMLETTLPHLPASKPRYLMGVGTPDDIVQAVARGVDMFDCVMPTRAGRHGLAYTPFGKVNLKNARYAEDLSPLDADSTCPAARDYSRAYLHHLVKAGEILGMMLLTQANLAYYQSLMAGLRAAIGDGRLTDFIAETRAQWAAGEAASRPQ; via the coding sequence ATGAGTCAGGATTTCTCCTTCACCGTTCACGCGACGGACGGAACCGCCCGCAAGGGCGAGATCTTTACGCCACGCGGAACCATCCGCACGCCCGCCTTCATGCCCGTCGGCACGGCCGCGACCGTGAAGGCGATGTTTCCTCAGGATGTGCGCGCAACCGGCGCCGATATCCTGTTGGGAAATGTCTATCATCTCATGCTGCGTCCGGGCGCCGAGCGCATTGCAAGGCTCGGCGGCCTGCACGACTTCATGCGCTGGCCCTTTCCGATCCTCACCGATTCCGGCGGCTTTCAGGTCATGTCGCTCGCCAAGCTGCGCAAGCTCGACGAGAGCGGCGTCACCTTCCAGTCCCATATCGACGGATCGAAGCACCATCTCTCGCCCGAGCGCTCGATGGAGATTCAGCATCTGCTCGGCTCCGATATTCAGATGCAGTTCGACGAATGCGTGCGCCTGCCGTGCTCGGATGACGAAGCGGAACGCGCCATGCGGTTGTCGCTGCGCTGGGCGGAACGCTCCCGCAAGGCGTTTCGTCAGCAGCCGGGCAGGGCGGTGTTCGGCATCGTCCAGGGCGGCGCCTCCAAACCCTTGCGCATCGAAAGCGCGAAGGCGCTGGCAGGCATGGATTTTCATGGCCTCGCCGTCGGCGGCCTCGCGGTGGGCGAGCCGCAGGAAGTCATGCTCGACATGCTGGAGACGACGCTCCCGCATCTGCCGGCGTCGAAACCGCGCTATCTCATGGGCGTCGGCACGCCCGACGACATCGTGCAGGCCGTCGCACGCGGCGTCGACATGTTCGACTGCGTCATGCCGACCCGCGCCGGACGCCATGGGCTCGCCTATACGCCCTTCGGCAAGGTCAATTTGAAAAATGCGAGATACGCTGAGGACTTGTCACCGCTCGACGCTGACTCGACTTGCCCGGCGGCGCGGGATTATTCGCGCGCCTATCTGCATCATCTCGTAAAAGCCGGGGAAATCCTCGGAATGATGCTGCTCACGCAGGCGAATCTCGCCTACTATCAGTCACTGATGGCCGGACTGCGTGCGGCGATCGGAGACGGGCGTCTGACGGATTTCATCGCCGAGACCCGCGCGCAGTGGGCGGCGGGGGAAGCGGCGAGCCGCCCGCAATAG
- the queA gene encoding tRNA preQ1(34) S-adenosylmethionine ribosyltransferase-isomerase QueA — protein MRVDLFDFELPQDRIALRPAEPRDSARLLVVPPSGPFDDRIIRDLPTFLRRDDVLVVNDTRVIHARLSGKRLRGELSAGVEATLIERLDASRWRALMRPAKKLQIGDLIRFGHETDGACLAGALDAHVDARGEEGEITLRFDLSGPALDDAIEAAGEMPLPPYIAGKRAADARDEADYQTVFAREAGAVAAPTAGLHFTPQLLAALEAQGVTLHRVTLHVGAGTFLPVKAEDTDAHKMHEEFARIDAATAQALNAARAKGGRIVAVGTTALRTLESAATPDGQIVPYAARTNIFITPGYRFRATDMLITNFHLPRSTLFMLVSAFCGLDRMKAAYAHAIANGYRFYSYGDASLLSRADT, from the coding sequence ATGCGCGTCGACCTCTTCGACTTCGAACTCCCGCAGGACCGCATCGCGCTGCGCCCGGCCGAGCCGCGCGACAGCGCGCGGCTGCTGGTCGTGCCGCCGTCCGGCCCGTTTGACGACCGCATCATTCGCGATCTGCCGACCTTCCTGCGCAGGGACGACGTTCTCGTCGTCAATGACACGCGCGTCATTCACGCGCGCCTCTCCGGCAAGCGCCTTCGCGGCGAATTGAGCGCGGGCGTCGAGGCGACGCTGATCGAACGCCTCGACGCCTCACGCTGGCGCGCGCTCATGCGCCCGGCCAAGAAACTGCAAATCGGCGACCTGATCCGCTTCGGCCATGAGACGGACGGCGCCTGCCTCGCTGGCGCGCTCGACGCCCATGTCGACGCCAGGGGAGAAGAGGGCGAAATCACCCTGCGCTTCGACCTCTCGGGTCCGGCGCTGGACGACGCCATCGAAGCCGCCGGCGAGATGCCCTTGCCGCCCTACATCGCCGGCAAGCGCGCGGCGGATGCGCGTGACGAAGCCGATTATCAGACGGTTTTCGCTCGGGAGGCCGGCGCGGTCGCCGCGCCCACGGCGGGCCTGCATTTCACGCCCCAGCTTCTCGCCGCGCTCGAGGCGCAGGGCGTGACGCTGCATCGCGTGACGCTGCATGTCGGCGCCGGCACCTTCCTGCCGGTGAAGGCCGAAGACACTGACGCGCACAAGATGCACGAGGAATTCGCCCGCATCGACGCCGCGACCGCGCAGGCGCTGAATGCGGCGCGTGCGAAAGGCGGCCGCATCGTCGCGGTCGGCACCACGGCGCTGCGCACGCTGGAAAGCGCGGCGACGCCGGATGGCCAGATCGTGCCTTACGCCGCGCGGACGAACATCTTCATCACGCCCGGCTATCGATTCCGGGCGACGGACATGCTCATCACAAATTTCCATTTGCCGCGCTCGACGCTGTTCATGCTGGTGTCGGCTTTCTGCGGGCTCGACCGCATGAAGGCCGCCTATGCGCACGCCATCGCCAATGGCTATCGCTTCTATTCCTACGGCGACGCGAGCCTGCTCTCCCGCGCCGACACATGA
- a CDS encoding peptidylprolyl isomerase, protein MTEAADTMTLETTKGPVVIKFRPDLAPKHVARIKQLVSEGFYDGIVFHRVIEDFMAQTGCPRGTGTGGSSYPNLEQEFNDAPHVRGTCSMARASHPDTANSQFFICFTDTPFLNRQYTVWGEVISGMENVDKIKRGEPVKDPDKIIKATLNA, encoded by the coding sequence ATGACCGAAGCCGCCGACACCATGACGCTGGAGACCACCAAGGGTCCGGTCGTCATCAAGTTTCGTCCCGATCTCGCGCCCAAGCATGTGGCGCGCATCAAGCAGCTCGTTTCCGAGGGCTTTTACGACGGCATCGTCTTCCATCGCGTGATCGAGGACTTCATGGCCCAGACCGGCTGCCCGCGCGGCACCGGCACCGGCGGCTCGTCCTATCCGAACCTCGAGCAGGAATTCAACGACGCGCCGCATGTGCGCGGCACCTGCTCCATGGCGCGCGCCTCGCATCCCGATACGGCGAATTCGCAGTTCTTCATCTGCTTCACCGACACGCCCTTTCTCAACCGCCAGTATACTGTGTGGGGCGAGGTGATCTCGGGCATGGAAAACGTCGACAAGATCAAGCGCGGCGAGCCCGTGAAGGACCCCGACAAGATCATCAAGGCGACGCTGAACGCGTGA
- a CDS encoding peptidylprolyl isomerase produces MKFTRRMLLAAVAFSAALGTASIARAEDKLLYIDTKDGRITIKLRPDIAPKHVERIERLAKEHFYDNIAFHRVIEGFMAQGGDPDGTGMGSSRYPDLKAEFSSEPFKRGTVAMARQPGDKDSANSQFFICFAETPQLNGKYTIWGEVVSGMDVVDKIKKGDKANNGAVENPDRMLKVRVAGDES; encoded by the coding sequence ATGAAATTCACCCGCCGTATGCTTCTTGCCGCCGTGGCTTTCTCCGCCGCGCTGGGAACCGCTTCCATCGCCCGCGCCGAGGACAAGCTGCTCTATATCGACACCAAGGACGGCCGCATCACGATCAAGCTGCGCCCCGACATCGCGCCCAAGCATGTCGAGCGCATCGAGCGCCTTGCGAAAGAGCATTTCTACGACAACATCGCCTTCCATCGCGTGATCGAAGGCTTCATGGCGCAGGGCGGCGATCCGGACGGCACCGGCATGGGCAGCTCGCGCTATCCCGACCTCAAGGCGGAATTCAGCAGCGAGCCCTTCAAGCGCGGCACGGTCGCCATGGCGCGCCAGCCCGGCGACAAGGACTCGGCCAATTCGCAGTTCTTCATCTGCTTCGCCGAGACGCCGCAGCTCAACGGCAAATATACGATCTGGGGCGAAGTCGTCTCCGGCATGGACGTCGTCGACAAGATCAAGAAGGGCGACAAGGCCAACAATGGCGCGGTCGAAAATCCCGACCGCATGCTGAAGGTTCGCGTCGCCGGCGACGAGAGCTGA
- the coaD gene encoding pantetheine-phosphate adenylyltransferase: MARVALYSGTFDPMTNGHLDVIRQGVALFDRVVVAIGVHPGKAPWLSFDERAETIRLSCAAGGFGAAVEVASFDGLVVEAARAVGAAAILRGLRDGSDFDYEMQMAGMNGTLAPDIRTVFLPASPGLRHISGTLVRQIAALGGDVSAFAPAASVDALKRAIARRESKKP, translated from the coding sequence ATGGCTCGGGTCGCGCTCTATTCCGGCACCTTCGACCCGATGACCAACGGCCATCTGGACGTGATCCGGCAGGGCGTGGCGCTCTTCGACAGGGTGGTCGTCGCCATTGGCGTGCACCCCGGCAAGGCGCCCTGGCTGAGTTTCGACGAGCGGGCCGAGACGATCCGGCTTTCCTGCGCCGCCGGGGGCTTCGGCGCGGCGGTCGAAGTGGCGAGCTTCGACGGTCTCGTCGTCGAGGCGGCCCGCGCCGTGGGCGCGGCGGCGATCCTGCGCGGATTGCGCGACGGCTCCGATTTCGACTATGAAATGCAGATGGCGGGGATGAACGGGACGCTTGCGCCCGACATTCGCACGGTTTTCCTGCCAGCTTCGCCGGGTCTCCGCCATATCAGCGGAACGCTCGTGCGCCAGATTGCGGCGCTTGGCGGCGACGTGTCGGCCTTCGCGCCGGCCGCTTCCGTCGACGCCCTCAAACGCGCCATCGCAAGGCGCGAGTCTAAAAAGCCGTAG
- the pyrC gene encoding dihydroorotase has translation MSADLAPVLFVNARLIDPAAGSEQRGGLLVRGGRIADLGPGLTRDRAPEGARVVDCGGDVLAPGLIDMQAFVGEPGAEHRETIASATLSAAVGGITTLVATTSTDPAVDDPAVVDFVLRRARDTGRVRVLPMASLTKAREGREMAELGLLQQAGAVAFYDGARSVTNALVMRRAMTYARDFDALIVHFTQDPDLAGGVMNEGEFALRLGLAGVPREAEAVMLDRDLRLVALTGARYHAAVLTSTLSLDSLRAAKAAGLPVTCGVTINHLTLNENDIGDYRTFLKLRPPLRHEDERQKLVAALAEGLIDVIVSDHDPQDVETKRVPFAEAEFGAIGVETMLAAAMRLVHAGDVPLPRVLAAMSSRPAEILGLEQGRLQKGAPADLIRFDPDEPFVVDPDRLHSRCRNTPFDGALLQGVVKLTMVGGAIVHEAA, from the coding sequence ATGTCCGCCGATCTCGCGCCCGTCCTCTTCGTCAACGCCCGCCTCATCGACCCCGCCGCGGGGAGCGAGCAGCGCGGCGGGCTCCTCGTCCGTGGGGGCCGCATCGCTGATCTCGGGCCGGGTCTGACCCGCGACCGCGCCCCCGAGGGCGCGCGGGTCGTCGACTGCGGCGGCGACGTGCTCGCGCCCGGCCTGATCGACATGCAGGCCTTTGTCGGCGAGCCCGGCGCGGAGCATCGCGAGACCATCGCGAGCGCCACGCTGTCGGCCGCCGTGGGCGGGATCACGACGCTCGTGGCCACTACCTCGACCGACCCCGCCGTGGACGATCCGGCGGTCGTCGACTTCGTCCTGCGCCGCGCCCGCGACACCGGTCGCGTGCGGGTGCTGCCCATGGCGAGCCTGACCAAGGCGCGAGAGGGCAGGGAAATGGCCGAGCTGGGCCTGCTCCAGCAGGCCGGAGCCGTGGCCTTTTACGACGGCGCGCGCTCGGTGACCAACGCGCTCGTCATGCGCCGCGCCATGACCTACGCCCGCGACTTTGACGCGCTGATCGTGCATTTCACGCAGGACCCCGACCTTGCCGGCGGCGTCATGAACGAGGGCGAGTTCGCGCTGCGCCTTGGCCTCGCCGGCGTGCCGCGCGAGGCGGAGGCGGTCATGCTCGACCGCGACTTGCGCCTCGTCGCCCTCACCGGGGCGCGCTATCACGCGGCCGTCCTCACCTCGACGCTGTCGCTCGACTCGCTGCGCGCCGCAAAGGCGGCGGGGTTGCCCGTCACCTGCGGCGTGACGATCAACCATCTGACGCTCAATGAAAACGACATCGGCGACTACCGCACCTTCCTGAAGCTGCGCCCGCCGCTGCGACATGAGGACGAGCGCCAGAAGCTCGTCGCCGCGCTCGCCGAGGGGCTCATCGACGTCATCGTCTCGGACCACGATCCGCAGGACGTCGAGACCAAGCGCGTGCCTTTCGCTGAAGCCGAATTCGGCGCCATCGGTGTCGAGACCATGCTGGCGGCCGCCATGCGCCTCGTCCATGCGGGCGACGTTCCGCTGCCGCGCGTCCTCGCCGCCATGTCGTCGCGGCCGGCGGAGATTCTCGGACTGGAGCAGGGGCGGCTGCAAAAAGGGGCGCCGGCCGATCTCATTCGTTTCGATCCCGACGAGCCCTTCGTCGTCGATCCCGACCGTCTGCATTCGCGCTGCCGCAACACGCCCTTCGACGGCGCGCTGCTGCAGGGCGTGGTGAAGCTCACCATGGTCGGCGGCGCCATCGTCCACGAGGCCGCCTGA